A stretch of the Engraulis encrasicolus isolate BLACKSEA-1 chromosome 19, IST_EnEncr_1.0, whole genome shotgun sequence genome encodes the following:
- the hhipl1 gene encoding HHIP-like protein 1 isoform X1 — protein sequence MWYFCDVFGRFWHTRLILLNLFGFFVAPVLSHPQCLDFKPPFRPQQELQFCVMYKHFGCCDYAKDQELMAKYYKIMGNFDYQGYSNCAAYVLDLLCQECSPYAAHLFDAEDPSTPVRTIPGLCPDYCSNLLDRCKSTLPLVSSDPKLSELQQDNARLCRYLELDDPDYCYPHLLSNERLSKNLGRVSEDPDGCLQLCLEEVANGLRNPLAMVHANDGTHRLFLAEQVGVVWVYLPDRSRLEKPFLNISKAVLTSHWEGDERGFLGIALHPEFKYNGKLYVYYSIEVGMDERIRISEFHISASDMNVVDHSSERVILEVDEPASNHNGGQILFADDGYLYIFTGDGGMAGDPFGLFGNSQNKSALLGKVLRIDVNDNEKGPLYRIPPDNPFVHERGARPEVFAYGTRNMWRCSVDRGDPLTREGKGRIFCGDVGQNKFEEVDIVEKGRNYGWRAKEGFSCYDKKLCANSSLDDVLPIYAYPHKMGKSVTGGYVYRGCEYPNLNGMYIFGDFMSGRLMSLKENRHSGQWDYKEICMGEGLTCAFPGLINNYHPYIISFAEDEAGELYFMSTEIPSATSATGVVYKVVDPSRRAPPRACHYDPLPVKVKSKTVPFKPQESLIGVELPTKQQTIPDTNDWLQELLDLLERSKPATTTLPPTTPATTTSTTRAPRPTKPRKGRRKKPGRHRSSGSEHATYPNGAVRLAGDELGRTDRGRVEVFARGKWGTVCDDLWSMENAQVVCRQLGFRHALRASKAAEFGEGSHLRIMLDDVQCHGDEATLLDCLHAGLGSSNCAHYEDAGVVCGNSLHTTAAADAGH from the exons ATGTGGTACTTCTGCGACGTATTCGGGCGATTTTGGCACACGCGTTTAATTTTATTGAATTTATTCGGGTTTTTCGTAGCACCTGTATTATCACATCCACAATGTTTGGATTTCAAGCCCCCTTTCCGACCTCAGCAGGAGCTTCAGTTTTGCGTAATGTACAAACATTTTGGCTGCTGTGATTACGCGAAAGACCAGGAGCTTATGGCAAAGTATTACAAGATAATGGGCAACTTCGACTATCAAGGATATTCCAATTGCGCAGCCTACGTGCTGGACCTGCTGTGTCAG GAATGCTCTCCATATGCAGCACACCTGTTTGACGCGGAGGACCCCAGCACTCCGGTCAGGACCATCCCCGGCCTCTGCCCCGACTACTGCTCCAACTTGCTGGACAG GTGCAAGAGCACTCTTCCCCTGGTGTCCAGCGACCCCAAGCTGTCCGAGCTGCAGCAGGACAACGCCCGGCTCTGCCGCTACCTGGAGCTGGACGACCCTGACTACTGCTACCCCCACCTGCTCAGCAACGAGAGGCTCTCCAAGAACCTGGGACGCGTCTCCGAGGACCCCGACGGCTGCCTGCAACTATGCCTGGaggag GTAGCCAACGGGCTGCGCAACCCCCTGGCCATGGTGCACGCCAACGACGGCACGCACCGGCTCTTCCTGGCCGAGCAGGTGGGCGTGGTGTGGGTGTACCTGCCGGACCGCTCCCGGCTGGAGAAGCCCTTCCTCAACATCTCCAAGGCCGTGCTGACCTCGCACTGGGAGGGTGACGAGAGGGGCTTCCTGGGGATCGCCCTGCACCCCGAGTTCAAGTACAACGGCAAGCTGTACGTGTACTACTCTATTGAGGTGGGCATGGATGAGAGGATACGGATCAGCGAGTTCCACATCTCGGCCTCCGACATGAACGTTGTGGACCACTCTTCAGAGAG GGTGATATTAGAGGTGGACGAGCCGGCATCCAACCATAACGGGGGCCAGATCCTGTTTGCAGACGACGGCTACTTGTACATCTTCACTGGCGACGGCGGGATGGCCGGTGACCCCTTTGGCCTGTTTGGCAACTCTCAGAACAA GTCTGCTCTGCTGGGCAAGGTTCTCCGCATCGACGTGAACGACAACGAGAAGGGGCCCCTGTACCGCATCCCGCCCGACAACCCCTTCGTCCACGAGCGCGGAGCCCGACCCGAAGTCTTCGCCTACGGAACGCGGAACATGTGGCGGTGTTCCGTGGACCGAGGTGACCCGCTGACGCGCGAGGGCAAGGGCCGCATTTTCTGTGGTGACGTGGGCCAGAACAAGTTTGAGGAAGTGGACATCGTGGAGAAGGGCCGCAACTACGGCTGGCGCGCCAAGGAAGGATTCTCCTGTTACGACAAGAAGCTCTGTGCCAACAGCTCGCTAG ATGATGTCTTGCCTATCTATGCCTACCCTCACAAGATGGGCAAGTCTGTGACGGGTGGGTACGTCTACCGGGGCTGCGAGTACCCCAACCTCAACGGCATGTACATCTTTGGAGACTTCATGAGTGG gcgtcTGATGAGTCTGAAGGAGAACAGGCACTCTGGCCAGTGGGACTACAAGGAGATCTGCATGGGCGAGGGCCTGACCTGCGCCTTCCCGGGCCTCATCAATAACTACCACCCCTACATCATCTCTTTTGCTGAGGACGAGGCCG ggGAGCTGTACTTCATGTCCACTGAGATCCCGAGTGCTACCTCTGCCACTGGCGTGGTCTACAAAGTGGTGGACCCGTCACG ACGAGCGCCGCCGAGAGCCTGCCACTACGACCCACTGCCTGTCAAAGTCAAGAGCAAAACAGTCCCATTCAAGCCTCAGGAAT CTTTAATCGGCGTGGAGCTTCCCACTAAGCAGCAGACGATCCCGGACACCAACGACTGGCTACAGGAACTCCTGGACCTGCTGGAGCGCTCCAAACCAGCCACCACGACTCTCCCTCCCACCACCCCCGCTACCACTACCTCCACCACTCGGGCACCGCGGCCCACCAAGCCTCGCAAGGGCCGCCGCAAGAAGCCCGGCCGCCACCGCAGCTCCGGCTCGGAACACGCCACGTACCCAAACGGCGCAGTGCGTCTGGCGGGCGACGAGCTGGGCCGCACGGACCGAGGGCGCGTGGAGGTGTTTGCCAGGGGCAAATGGGGCACAGTGTGTGACGACCTGTGGAGCATGGAGaacgcacag GTGGTGTGTCGGCAGCTGGGTTTCCGGCACGCGCTCCGGGCCTCCAAAGCGGCGGAGTTCGGCGAGGGCAGCCACCTGAGGATCATGCTGGACGACGTGCAGTGCCACGGGGATGAGGCCACGCTGCTCGACTGCCTGCACGCTGGCCTGGGCAGCAGCAACTGCGCCCACTACGAGGACGCCGGCGTCGTATGCGGAAACTCATTacacactactgctgctgctgatgctggacactga
- the hhipl1 gene encoding HHIP-like protein 1 isoform X2 translates to MWYFCDVFGRFWHTRLILLNLFGFFVAPVLSHPQCLDFKPPFRPQQELQFCVMYKHFGCCDYAKDQELMAKYYKIMGNFDYQGYSNCAAYVLDLLCQECSPYAAHLFDAEDPSTPVRTIPGLCPDYCSNLLDRCKSTLPLVSSDPKLSELQQDNARLCRYLELDDPDYCYPHLLSNERLSKNLGRVSEDPDGCLQLCLEEVANGLRNPLAMVHANDGTHRLFLAEQVGVVWVYLPDRSRLEKPFLNISKAVLTSHWEGDERGFLGIALHPEFKYNGKLYVYYSIEVGMDERIRISEFHISASDMNVVDHSSERVILEVDEPASNHNGGQILFADDGYLYIFTGDGGMAGDPFGLFGNSQNKSALLGKVLRIDVNDNEKGPLYRIPPDNPFVHERGARPEVFAYGTRNMWRCSVDRGDPLTREGKGRIFCGDVGQNKFEEVDIVEKGRNYGWRAKEGFSCYDKKLCANSSLDDVLPIYAYPHKMGKSVTGGYVYRGCEYPNLNGMYIFGDFMSGRLMSLKENRHSGQWDYKEICMGEGLTCAFPGLINNYHPYIISFAEDEAGELYFMSTEIPSATSATGVVYKVVDPSRRAPPRACHYDPLPVKVKSKTVPFKPQESLIGVELPTKQQTIPDTNDWLQELLDLLERSKPATTTLPPTTPATTTSTTRAPRPTKPRKGRRKKPGRHRSSGSEHATYPNGAVRLAGDELGRTDRGRVEVFARGKWGTVCDDLWSMENAQVVCRQLGFRHPLRASKAARER, encoded by the exons ATGTGGTACTTCTGCGACGTATTCGGGCGATTTTGGCACACGCGTTTAATTTTATTGAATTTATTCGGGTTTTTCGTAGCACCTGTATTATCACATCCACAATGTTTGGATTTCAAGCCCCCTTTCCGACCTCAGCAGGAGCTTCAGTTTTGCGTAATGTACAAACATTTTGGCTGCTGTGATTACGCGAAAGACCAGGAGCTTATGGCAAAGTATTACAAGATAATGGGCAACTTCGACTATCAAGGATATTCCAATTGCGCAGCCTACGTGCTGGACCTGCTGTGTCAG GAATGCTCTCCATATGCAGCACACCTGTTTGACGCGGAGGACCCCAGCACTCCGGTCAGGACCATCCCCGGCCTCTGCCCCGACTACTGCTCCAACTTGCTGGACAG GTGCAAGAGCACTCTTCCCCTGGTGTCCAGCGACCCCAAGCTGTCCGAGCTGCAGCAGGACAACGCCCGGCTCTGCCGCTACCTGGAGCTGGACGACCCTGACTACTGCTACCCCCACCTGCTCAGCAACGAGAGGCTCTCCAAGAACCTGGGACGCGTCTCCGAGGACCCCGACGGCTGCCTGCAACTATGCCTGGaggag GTAGCCAACGGGCTGCGCAACCCCCTGGCCATGGTGCACGCCAACGACGGCACGCACCGGCTCTTCCTGGCCGAGCAGGTGGGCGTGGTGTGGGTGTACCTGCCGGACCGCTCCCGGCTGGAGAAGCCCTTCCTCAACATCTCCAAGGCCGTGCTGACCTCGCACTGGGAGGGTGACGAGAGGGGCTTCCTGGGGATCGCCCTGCACCCCGAGTTCAAGTACAACGGCAAGCTGTACGTGTACTACTCTATTGAGGTGGGCATGGATGAGAGGATACGGATCAGCGAGTTCCACATCTCGGCCTCCGACATGAACGTTGTGGACCACTCTTCAGAGAG GGTGATATTAGAGGTGGACGAGCCGGCATCCAACCATAACGGGGGCCAGATCCTGTTTGCAGACGACGGCTACTTGTACATCTTCACTGGCGACGGCGGGATGGCCGGTGACCCCTTTGGCCTGTTTGGCAACTCTCAGAACAA GTCTGCTCTGCTGGGCAAGGTTCTCCGCATCGACGTGAACGACAACGAGAAGGGGCCCCTGTACCGCATCCCGCCCGACAACCCCTTCGTCCACGAGCGCGGAGCCCGACCCGAAGTCTTCGCCTACGGAACGCGGAACATGTGGCGGTGTTCCGTGGACCGAGGTGACCCGCTGACGCGCGAGGGCAAGGGCCGCATTTTCTGTGGTGACGTGGGCCAGAACAAGTTTGAGGAAGTGGACATCGTGGAGAAGGGCCGCAACTACGGCTGGCGCGCCAAGGAAGGATTCTCCTGTTACGACAAGAAGCTCTGTGCCAACAGCTCGCTAG ATGATGTCTTGCCTATCTATGCCTACCCTCACAAGATGGGCAAGTCTGTGACGGGTGGGTACGTCTACCGGGGCTGCGAGTACCCCAACCTCAACGGCATGTACATCTTTGGAGACTTCATGAGTGG gcgtcTGATGAGTCTGAAGGAGAACAGGCACTCTGGCCAGTGGGACTACAAGGAGATCTGCATGGGCGAGGGCCTGACCTGCGCCTTCCCGGGCCTCATCAATAACTACCACCCCTACATCATCTCTTTTGCTGAGGACGAGGCCG ggGAGCTGTACTTCATGTCCACTGAGATCCCGAGTGCTACCTCTGCCACTGGCGTGGTCTACAAAGTGGTGGACCCGTCACG ACGAGCGCCGCCGAGAGCCTGCCACTACGACCCACTGCCTGTCAAAGTCAAGAGCAAAACAGTCCCATTCAAGCCTCAGGAAT CTTTAATCGGCGTGGAGCTTCCCACTAAGCAGCAGACGATCCCGGACACCAACGACTGGCTACAGGAACTCCTGGACCTGCTGGAGCGCTCCAAACCAGCCACCACGACTCTCCCTCCCACCACCCCCGCTACCACTACCTCCACCACTCGGGCACCGCGGCCCACCAAGCCTCGCAAGGGCCGCCGCAAGAAGCCCGGCCGCCACCGCAGCTCCGGCTCGGAACACGCCACGTACCCAAACGGCGCAGTGCGTCTGGCGGGCGACGAGCTGGGCCGCACGGACCGAGGGCGCGTGGAGGTGTTTGCCAGGGGCAAATGGGGCACAGTGTGTGACGACCTGTGGAGCATGGAGaacgcacag GTGGTGTGCCGGCAGCTGGGTTTCCGGCACCCGCTCAGGGCCTCCAAGgcggcgagagagagatag